The following coding sequences are from one Scomber scombrus chromosome 20, fScoSco1.1, whole genome shotgun sequence window:
- the LOC134002584 gene encoding uncharacterized protein LOC134002584 → MLTLTKMAKHDLGRLAVIVVSVVGYAISLVFNALSVVGIGPYSTTTANISAVFDTEVTPSGWTFNIWSVIYVWLTSMIIYIVTGLCRRNGYGYVYCSPAVLPYGFFISWCFNLCFNIAWLLVWDRGIMIAALIFLILVICTNYLMISFICHGLHIYGPWLKKYHKADLWFLRVLVQNGVMIYTTWTTIATLINLAIVLTYEVKISPTDAATISYSILSVVLVSWFVLENFFLDKHVRYILIVYPVVIWALSGNLYKNYDATSPNRNGIFIAVLLALASVLFVIRIVLVIWRHIKQPLYSDVYPGAMEPNEIQ, encoded by the exons TTGACTAAAATGGCAAAACATGATCTTGGACGTCTTGCTGTGATAGTGGTGTCTGTTGTTGGCTATGCAATAAGCTTGGTGTTCAATGCACTGTCTGTAGTTGGGATTG GTCCTTACTCTACTACCACAGCCAATATATCTGCTGTGTTCGACACAGAGGTCACTCCTTCAGGATGGACCTTTAATATTTGGAGCGTCATCTACGTCTGGCTCACTTCAATGATTATCTACATCGTTACAGGCCTCTGCAGAAG GAATGGTTATGGATATGTTTACTGCAGCCCCGCAGTGTTGCCTTATGGATTCTTCATTAGTTGGTGTTTCAATCTGTGTTTCAATATTGCCTGGCTGCTTGTTTGGGACAGAGG GATAATGATTGCTGCATTGATTTTTCTCATCCTGGTCATCTGCACAAACTACTTGATGATAAGCTTCATCTGCCATGGACTTCATATTTATGGGCCTTGGCTCAAGAAATACCACAAAGCAGACCTGTGGTTCCTCCGTGTGTTG GTTCAGAATGGCGTGATGATATACACAACATGGACAACCATTGCCACTCTAATCAACCTGGCCATTGTGCTGACTTACGAGGTGAAGATATCCCCAACAGATGCTGCCACCATCTCATACTCTATTTTGTCTGTTGTGTTAGTTTCGTG GTTCGTTCTGGAAAACTTTTTCCTTGACAAACACGTGCGGTACATCCTCATCGTCTACCCCGTGGTGATCTGGGCTCTGTCTGGAAACCTGTACAAAAACTATGATGCAACTTCACCCAACCGCAACGGCATCTTCATTG CTGTACTGTTGGCTTTAGCCTCTGTACTGTTTGTCATACGGATTGTTTTGGTGATCTGGAGACATATCAAACAGCCGCTCTACTCAGACGTCTATCCTGGAGCCATGGAACCGAATGAGATT